Proteins encoded by one window of Amaranthus tricolor cultivar Red isolate AtriRed21 chromosome 4, ASM2621246v1, whole genome shotgun sequence:
- the LOC130810520 gene encoding uncharacterized protein LOC130810520, producing the protein MAKTTKTKKKKPYDTDTEDSSQSSSSPSPSSSSDEVYRSSKRRRRCRRRRHRDDTDEDESDEDDERSSKREKEKRRKKRRRETRVRDRSERKHRGKSKQRSHRDSKKKVSDSDYDSESDFDFSEAKDVVKDMLIEFPGVSGDLKQLLQMIDDGQAVDIKGISEKPLMKHLNKLFLSLNLKEKGDRVFLLRPQAPPTLEVIGDVIALQTEATEQKTEDALASHSEEDVRKDDVPPATIGPTFEASAPRRRMVGPEMPSAELLAAAAKLTEAEAELRDAELEHDDGYFIGPPPPALVTEVESANDAERFEEVTRIMGVESDNPYDIVGVNHKMPAENIKKRYWKLSLMVHPDKCSHPQAHQAFIKLNKAFKDLQDPDKRKALDDNIKKKEEEEEMKAELKSMREAALWRRSQGLSMEGDDILLAELEVKAPPKRDEWMTNLPPERKPGGMPMHSRQFSRTTKEGRGDTSAWTDSPLDRAQKAKMNYLEAYNQATALASNEENKKTSAVDANLVDEYNKAKRSKSLVQKHQEETQKSHSKKKSKQVQQADEEEWAGKHPWKPWDREKDLTAGRQNVKLDAENLTQGLTSRFSSGSFQRSFL; encoded by the exons ATGGCGAAAACCACGAAAACAAAGAAGAAGAAACCCTACGACACAGATACTGAAGATTCATCTCAATCGTCATCGTCTCCGTCACCATCTTCCAGCTCCGATGAAGTATACCGTTCATCGAAACGGCGGCGGCGGTGTCGTCGTCGCCGGCATCGCGATGATACCGATGAAGATGAAAGCGATGAAGATGATGAGAGGAGCtcgaagagagagaaagagaaacgaaggaaaaagagaagaagaGAGACGCGTGTGAGAGATAGAAGTGAAAGAAAGCATCGAGGCAAAAGTAAGCAGCGATCTCATAGAGATTCCAAGAAGAAAGTTTCTGATTCTGATTATGATAGTGAGtcagattttgatttttctgAAGCTAAAGATGTTGTTAAAGATATGCTTATTGAGTTTCCTGGAGTTTCCGGTGATCTTAAGCAG CTCTTACAAATGATTGATGATGGGCAAGCTGTTGACATCAAAGGAATATCGGAAAAACCTCTAATGAAGCATCTCAACAAGCTGTTTCTTTCCCTAAACCTCAAGGAAAAAGGGGATCGAGTTTTTTTGCTGCGGCCTCAGGCTCCACCCACTTTGGAGGTTATTGGGGATGTGATTGCTTTACAAACTGAAGCAACTGAGCAGAAAACAGAGGATGCCCTTGCTTCTCATTCTGAGGAAGATGTTAGAAAAGACGATGTTCCTCCGGCTACCATAGGTCCCACTTTTGAAGCCTCTGCTCCCCGTAGGCG GATGGTTGGCCCTGAGATGCCATCTGCTGAGTTACTTGCTGCAGCAGCCAAATTGACTGAAGCTGAGGCTGAACTTAG GGATGCGGAGTTGGAACATGATGATGGATACTTTATTGGGCCACCACCTCCTGCTCTTGTCACTGAGGTTGAATCTGCTAATGACGCCGAGCGTTTTGAAGAG GTTACAAGAATTATGGGTGTGGAGTCTGATAATCCTTATGATATTGTGGGAGTGAATCACAAGATGCCTGCcgaaaatataaagaaaag GTACTGGAAATTGTCACTCATGGTGCATCCTGACAAATGTTCCCATCCACAAGCACACCAAGCTTTTATTAAATTGAACAAGGCATTCAAAGATTTGCAAGACCCGGATAAG AGAAAAGCATTAGAtgataatattaagaaaaaagagGAGGAGGAAGAAATGAAG GCGGAACTAAAATCAATGCGGGAAGCTGCCTTATGGAGGCGATCGCAAG GACTGTCTATGGAGGGGGATGATATTCTGCTTGCAGAGCTTGAGGTAAAAGCTCCTCCAAAACGGGATGAATGGATGACAAACCTACCTCCTGAAAGGAAG CCTGGTGGTATGCCTATGCACTCCAGACAGTTCAGTCGAACTACCAAAGAAGGGCGTGGTGATACCAGTGCTTGGACGGATTCTCCTTTAGACCGGGCTCAGAAAGCAAAGATGAA CTACTTAGAAGCTTATAATCAGGCTACGGCACTTGCTTCCAACGAAGAAAACAAGAAAACCTCTGCTGTTGATGCTAATTTGGTCGATGAATATAACAAAGCGAAGAGATCAAAATCCTTGGTACAGAAGCACCAAGAAGAGACTCAGAAAAGCCATTCCAAAAAGAAGTCAAAGCAGGTGCAGCAGGCCGATGAGGAAGAATGGGCGGGAAAGCACCCTTGGAAACCTTGGGACCGAGAGAAAGATCTCACAGCTGGGCGGCAGAATGTTAAATTAGATGCAGAGAACTTAACACAGGGTTTGACCTCCAGGTTTTCTTCCGGGTCTTTCCAACGAAGCTTTCTCTGA
- the LOC130810992 gene encoding RAN GTPase-activating protein 2-like: MDAMQTNAERRPFSIKLWPPSQNTRIMLVERMTSNLSTTTIFTQKYGSLSKEEAEENAKEIEEVAFTAASQFFEKEPDGDGSSAVQLYAKECSKLILEALKRGPASKDVKKLPTSVVAQECFFDISKGSRAFIEAAEAEELLAPLKDPSNNYTKICFSNRSFGLGAARVAEPILASIKDKLKDVDLSDFIAGRAEAEALDVMNIFSAALEGSVLKSLDLSNNALGEKGVRAFGALLQSQRSLEELYLMNDGISEEAARAVCELVPSTEKLRVLQFHNNMTGDEGAIAISEVVKRSPMLEDFRCSSTRVGSDGGVALSEALEGCVNLTKLDLRDNMFGVEAGVALSKALLNFGNLVEAYLSYLNLEDEGTTAIANALKDSAPLLQVLELAGNDVTAAAAPALSACLASKKHLLKLNLAENELKDEGAIEISKALESYTQLQELDMNTNAIRRAGARVLASVVVDKPNFQLLNINGNFISDDGIDDVQAAFKKCPNKLGSLDENDPEGRDDEKDSEDEGAGDDNDLESKMNNLDVDDD, translated from the coding sequence ATGGATGCTATGCAAACAAATGCTGAGCGCCGTCCTTTTTCGATTAAATTATGGCCTCCAAGCCAGAACACAAGGATCATGCTTGTTGAGAGGATGACCAGCAATCTTTCAACAACCACAATTTTCACGCAAAAGTATGGTAGTTTGAGCAAGGAAGAGGCTGAGGAGAATGCCAAGGAAATCGAAGAGGTGGCGTTTACTGCTGCAAGTCAATTCTTTGAAAAGGAGCCTGATGGTGATGGAAGCTCTGCAGTCCAGCTTTATGCTAAGGAATGTAGTAAACTTATACTTGAAGCCCTAAAAAGAGGTCCTGCAAGCAAGGATGTTAAAAAACTGCCAACTTCTGTGGTGGCCCAGGAATGTTTTTTTGATATATCAAAAGGTTCACGTGCATTCATTGAGGCAGCAGAAGCAGAAGAGCTTTTGGCACCGCTGAAGGATCCATCGAACAATTACACCAAGATATGCTTTAGTAACAGAAGTTTTGGGTTGGGCGCAGCTCGTGTTGCAGAGCCTATCTTGGCTTCGATTAAGGATAAATTAAAGGATGTGGATTTGTCTGATTTTATTGCTGGTAGAGCAGAGGCAGAAGCGCTTGATGTGATGAATATCTTCTCAGCTGCCCTTGAAGGTTCTGTTTTAAAGTCTCTTGATCTTTCAAACAATGCCTTGGGTGAGAAGGGTGTCCGAGCATTTGGAGCACTCTTGCAATCACAGCGTAGCTTGGAGGAGCTTTATTTAATGAATGATGGAATTTCAGAGGAGGCTGCACGTGCCGTTTGTGAGTTGGTTCCTTCCACAGAGAAGCTTAGGGTTCTTCAGTTTCACAATAACATGACAGGAGATGAAGGTGCTATCGCCATATCTGAGGTTGTGAAGCGTTCTCCTATGCTGGAGGATTTTAGGTGTTCCTCAACAAGGGTAGGTTCTGATGGAGGTGTTGCCTTGTCTGAAGCCCTTGAGGGATGTGTTAATTTGACAAAGCTTGACTTGCGTGATAACATGTTTGGCGTAGAAGCCGGAGTTGCTTTGAGCAAAGCTCTTTTGAATTTTGGAAATCTTGTTGAAGCTTACCTGAGTTACTTGAACTTGGAAGATGAGGGGACCACTGCCATAGCAAACGCTCTCAAGGATTCGGCTCCTTTGCTTCAAGTGTTAGAGTTGGCTGGTAATGATGTTACAGCTGCTGCTGCACCTGCTCTGTCTGCCTGTCTAGCATCAAAGAAGCACCTATTGAAGCTAAACTTGGCTGAAAATGAGCTCAAGGATGAAGGGGCTATAGAGATTAGTAAGGCTCTCGAAAGTTATACTCAATTACAGGAACTCGACATGAATACAAATGCCATAAGAAGGGCTGGAGCTAGGGTTTTGGCTAGTGTGGTGGTGGATAAACCTAATTTTCAATTGCTGAACATTAATGGAAATTTCATATCCGACGACGGAATCGACGATGTTCAAGCAGCTTTCAAAAAGTGCCCCAACAAGCTAGGGTCATTAGACGAGAATGACCCAGAAGGTAGAGATGATGAAAAGGATTCTGAAGATGAGGGTGCTGGCGATGACAATGATCTGGAATCCAAAATGAACAACCTCGATGTCGATGACGATTAG